A region from the Streptomyces sp. 3214.6 genome encodes:
- a CDS encoding IS1182 family transposase, translating to MGEWAGDTVGPDVWETCRELIPAGSVFAFLAEHRGALFPAHMFADMYPSANGRPSMPPQILAAAITLQALHGLSDFETVQELRCDLRWKAACGLGLNDLAFDPSLLAYFRRRLACSARPNRVFEAVREVVKATGVLGGKHRRALDSTVLDDAVATQDTVTQLIAAVRAVIREVPGAAEVAAVQCTAHDYTDPGKPRIAWNDEQARAELVDALVTDVLRLLGHLPDQQLDEKAANALGILALVAGQDVEPAEDSDGRDGRWRISKGTAPGRVVSTVDPEARHIHKTRTHQQDGYKAHLAIEPETGLYTAVALRPGAGAEHHEATVGLDLLADEESPVDAFGDTAYSAGDMRQALHQAGHRLFFKPAPLRPAVPGGFTLDDFAIDTAASAVTCPAGHTVALSGPGGQHNQRKAAFGNLCTGCPLRERCTKAKAGRILTIRPHHDLQAAARRQAATDPDWQADYRRWRPPVERAVAWLVQHGNRRLRYRGTINNNTWLHTRAAALNLRRLINLGLTHTGGRWRLTPATT from the coding sequence ATGGGGGAATGGGCCGGGGACACGGTCGGGCCGGATGTGTGGGAGACGTGCCGGGAGTTGATTCCGGCGGGGAGTGTGTTCGCGTTTCTGGCCGAGCACCGTGGTGCTCTGTTCCCGGCTCATATGTTCGCGGACATGTACCCGTCGGCGAATGGACGGCCGAGCATGCCGCCGCAGATCCTGGCTGCGGCGATCACGCTGCAGGCCCTGCACGGGCTGTCGGACTTCGAGACGGTGCAGGAGCTGCGGTGTGACCTGCGGTGGAAGGCCGCGTGCGGGCTGGGCCTGAACGACCTGGCGTTTGACCCGTCTCTGCTGGCCTACTTCCGCCGCCGTCTGGCCTGCTCGGCCCGGCCCAACCGCGTCTTCGAGGCCGTGCGCGAGGTGGTGAAGGCCACCGGTGTCCTGGGCGGCAAGCACCGGCGGGCCTTGGACTCGACGGTGCTGGACGACGCGGTGGCCACCCAGGACACCGTCACCCAGCTGATCGCCGCCGTCCGTGCGGTGATCCGCGAAGTCCCCGGCGCCGCCGAGGTCGCGGCCGTGCAGTGCACCGCGCACGACTACACCGATCCCGGCAAACCCCGCATCGCCTGGAACGACGAGCAGGCCCGCGCGGAACTCGTCGACGCCCTGGTCACCGATGTGCTGCGGCTGCTGGGCCACCTGCCCGACCAGCAGTTGGACGAGAAGGCCGCGAACGCCCTCGGCATCCTGGCGCTGGTCGCAGGACAAGACGTGGAGCCGGCCGAGGACTCCGACGGCCGCGACGGACGCTGGCGCATCAGCAAGGGGACCGCTCCGGGCCGCGTCGTGTCCACCGTCGACCCTGAAGCCCGCCACATCCACAAGACCCGCACCCACCAGCAGGACGGATACAAAGCCCACCTGGCCATCGAGCCCGAGACCGGCTTATACACGGCCGTGGCTCTGCGGCCCGGCGCCGGAGCCGAGCACCACGAGGCCACCGTCGGCCTGGATCTGCTGGCCGACGAGGAGAGTCCGGTGGACGCCTTCGGCGACACCGCCTACTCCGCCGGCGACATGCGCCAAGCCCTGCACCAGGCGGGGCACCGGCTGTTCTTCAAGCCCGCCCCACTGCGGCCCGCCGTCCCCGGCGGCTTCACCCTGGACGACTTCGCCATCGACACCGCCGCCTCCGCGGTCACCTGCCCCGCCGGGCATACGGTTGCCCTGTCGGGCCCCGGCGGACAGCACAACCAGCGCAAGGCGGCCTTCGGGAACCTGTGCACCGGATGCCCCCTCCGCGAGCGGTGCACCAAGGCCAAGGCCGGCCGCATCCTGACCATCCGCCCCCACCACGACCTGCAAGCGGCCGCCCGCCGCCAGGCCGCCACCGACCCGGACTGGCAAGCCGACTACCGCCGCTGGCGACCACCAGTCGAACGCGCCGTCGCCTGGCTCGTCCAGCACGGCAACCGCAGACTCCGCTACCGCGGAACCATCAACAACAACACCTGGCTTCACACCCGAGCCGCCGCCCTCAACCTCCGCCGACTGATCAACCTCGGACTCACCCACACTGGCGGCCGCTGGCGACTCACCCCGGCCACCACATAG